GAGCGGCAGCGCGGTGCCGGGGCGGCGGCCGCGGGCGGGCGCGGGGGCCGGCGGGCGGGCCGGGTCGAGGAGTTGCTGCCGCAGCTCCTCCAGGGCGCGGGCGATCCGGCCGGCCTCGCCTCTCTTCGGACCCCGTACGGGCTGCTCCGGGCGGTCGCCGCGGGTGAGCCGGCGGGACTCCAGGAACAGTCCCAGCAGCGGGCGTTGCAGGCTGCGGATCAGGTACCAGGCGAGCAGCAGCGCGAGCACCACCAGGGCGCCGGCGGCGGCCAGGCCGAGCATCGGGTGGCGCAGGCTGCCGGGCCTGCCGTCGACGGTGCTGGTGGAGACCACGGTCAGGCCGAGCGGGGCGGCCTGGTCGTGGCCGCCGGGGGCGGCGACGGCGGCCCAGCCGGCGACCCGGCGCACGCCCTTGTCGTCGGGGCTGCCGGCCAGGCTGCCGGAGGCCGTCTCGCCGGGGGCCGGGTGCTGCCGGGCGGCGCGCTCGCGGGCGGTGTCGACCAGCCTGCGGTCGCCCTCGGCGGTGAGCGCGGCGCCGGTGGTGTCCAGGACGGCGCCGGTGGCGTCGAGGACCTGGATGGTCTGTTCCTTGCGGGTGGAGATGCCGGGCAGCCGCAGGTTGTCGGAGGCGACCAGCAGGGCGCGGCCGTCGGCCTTGGTGGCGACCAGCGCGAAGGTGAGCAGCCGGGTGCCGGCGGTGGAGGGCACCAGGACGGGGGCGGGCGCGGTGTCGGTGACCTTGCTGAGGTCCAGCCCGGCCAGCGGGACGGTCTCGCCGCGGGCGGCCAGCAGCCGGCCGGTGTCGGGGCGGACCACGACCGTGCCGCGCCACTTGTGGTACGCCTGGCCGAGCGCGGTCAGTACGGCGGCGGGCTCGGCGGGCGCGCCCTCGTAGCGGGCGGCGGCCCGGCGCAGGTCGGTGGCGCTCTCGTGGAGCCCGGCGCGCAGCGAGGCGGCGGTGTCCTCGGCGGCGTACTGGTGGGACTCCCGGACGGCCTGCGGGGTGTCGTCGACGCGCAGTCCGCCGACGGCCAGGGCGGTGATCGCGGCGACCGCGAGCAGCAGCACGACCAGCAGGGCGATGGGCGGGCGGATGCCTCCGAGCAGCGGCATGTCGGCCCGGCGGCGGTAGCGGTGCTGCCGCGGCGGGTTGGGTGCCGTGCTCACGAGGGGCCTCGTTCTCCTCCGGGCTCGGCGCGCCCGCTCCGGGAGGCGGCCGGCCTTCCCGGTCAAGCGATGATCAAGAAATGGTCAAGCGGGACCAGCGTACGAAGAGGTTTCGCAAAAGTTGTCACATGTCGGTTGCGATCGGGTGCCGCTTCGGTGTCGATTTCTCCCGACTCGGCGCGGATCATGGTCACCGGGGCGGGCAGGGTAGGTTCGACCGCCATGGAGACTCGGGGTTCGCGACGCTCGCTGCTGCTGCCGGCGGCGGTGCTGCTGGTGCTGGCCGCGCTGGCGGGGGTGCTGACCCTGGCCGCGCGCGGCCAGGACGAGCGGCCCCGGGTGGCCCGGGGCACGCCGTCGGGGCCGGTGCCGGTGGACCTGGCGGCCCGGGTGGACGGCTTCACCGCCGACTTCACGGCGGACGGCCCGTACACCGCGCCGGACGCTGCGCAGCGCCGGGCGGTGGCCGAGGGCGTGCTCGGCGCCATGGACGGCCAGGCCGAGCAGGCGGGCCGCGCGCTGGCCCGAGTCGGCTACCGGCTCACCGAGTTCACCGAGGCCGCGACCGGCCGCCGGGTGGCCGAGATCGCCGAGACCGCAGACGCCCCGGCCGTCGGGAGCCGCGGCTGGGGCCGGGTCTACCTGGACCTCTCGGCCCGGCCGTACTGGACCGTGCAGGTGCCCCACCCGGTGTCGGACGCCCGCACCGAGGCGCTCGGCGTGGAGCTGTTCCGGGCCGCGCCGGGCGGGGTGCTGGTGCTCGCCGGGGCGCACCGCAAGGCCGGGGCGGACGGCTCCTCCGACGTCGCGCACCGCTCCGACACCGTCTTCGCCGCCGTGGTCGAGGCGCTCACCGGGCGCGGCCTGCCCGGCATCCAGGTGCACGGCTTCGACGAGGGCAGTCTGCCCGGGCAGGACGCGGTGGTCTCCGGCGGCGCGGGGCAGGCGGGGCCGGCCGCGGAGCTCACCGCCGCCGGGCTCGGCCGGGCCGGGTTCGCGGTCTGCCGGGCCTGGCGGGAGAAGTGCGGGCAGCTGGAGGGCACCACCAACGTCGAGGGCCGGTTCGCATCCGGGGCCGGGGTGCCGTGGCTGCACGTCGAGCTCGGCAACGGGCTGCGCACCGAGCCGGCCCGGCGTGCGGTGGTGGCCGGCGTGCTGGCCGAGACCGCGCGCAGCTGGGCCGCGAAGCCCTGACGGGCCCTAGCAGGGGCGGCGGCGCAGGTCCATGACGTAGTCGTGCGGGGCGCCGGCGCTCTCGGCGGCGTCGGCGATCAGGCCGAGGTAGCGGGCCGCGGGCAGGCCGCCCTCGTAGTCGTTGAGCACGTACGTCCAGACCGGGATGTCGCCGTCCAGGGTCTGCGCGCGCAGCTTGATCTTGCGGTAGATGCCGAGCTGGACGCCCTCCCAGCGGTCCAGGCCGTCCTCGTCCATCGGCGAGACGTCGTACAGCGAGACGAAGACCTGGTCCTTGCCGTCCTCGACGACGGTGGCCAGCGAGCCCTCCCAGCCGAGCTGTTCGCCGCCGAAGGTGAGCCGCCAGCCGTCCAGCCAGCCCGTGCCGCGCAGGGGGGAGTGCGGGGCTCGGCGGGTCATCTGCCGGGCATCGAGGTTGGTGGCATACGCGGCGTAAAGGGGCATGGGGGCCAGCGTAGCCGGGCGGCGGGCGGCCGGAGTTCGCGGCCGGTCACGGATTTCGCACAGGAGCTCGGACCCCGGCGTGGCGGCGCTCCCGGCGTACGGGACAATGGAGAACGTGACTCGGATCGTGATCATCGGTGGCGGACCCGGCGGCTACGAGGCGGCCCTGGTCGCCGCACAGCTCGGCGCGGAGGTGACCGTCGTCGACCGCGACGGTCTGGGTGGATCGGCGGTGCTCACGGACTGCGTTCCGTCGAAGACGCTGATCGCGACCGCGGAGGTGATGACCACCTTCGACAGCTCGTACGAAGAGCTCGGCATCATCGTCGCGGACGACACGCCCCCGGACGAGCAGGCCGCCAAGGTCGTCGGCGTGGACCTGGGCAAGGTCAACCGGCGTGTGAAGCGCCTGGCGATCGCGCAGTCCCACGACATCACCCAGTCCGTCACCCGGGCCGGCGTCACCGTGCTGCGCGGCCGCGGCCGGCTCGGCACCGGCGGGCAGGCCGTGGACGGCTCCCGCGAGGTCCTGGTGGACGCGCCCGACGGCACCGTGCAGTCGCTGCGCGCCGACGCCGTGCTGATCGCCACCGGCGCCCACCCGCGCGAGCTGCCCGACGCCCAGCCGGACGGCGAGCGGATCCTCACCTGGACCCAGGTGTACGACCTGGAGGAGCTGCCCCGCGAGCTGATCGTGGTCGGCTCCGGTGTGACCGGCGCGGAGTTCGCCGGCGCGTACCAGGCGCTCGGCTCCAAGGTCACCCTGGTGTCCAGCCGCGACCGCGTGCTGCCGGGCGAGGACCCGGACGCCGCCGAGGTGCTGGAGGACGTCTTCCGCCGCCGCGGCATGAACGTGATGGGCCGCTCGCGCGCCGAGAGCGTCAAGCGGATCGGCGACCGGGTCGAGGTGACCCTGGCCGACGGCAAGGTCATCGAGGGCTCGCACTGCCTGATGGCGGTCGGCTCGATCCCCAACACCTCCGAGATGGGCCTGGAGGAGGCCGGGATCAAGCTCAACGACTGGGGTCAGATCCAGGTCGACCGGGTCTCCCGCACCACCGCCCCCGGCGTCTACGCGGCGGGTGACTGCACCGGCGTCTTCATGCTCGCCTCGGTGGCGGCCATGCAGGGCCGGATCGCGATGTACCACGCGCTCGGCGACGCGGTGCAGCCGCTGAACCTCAAGACCGTTGCCTCCAACGTCTTCACCGACCCGGAGATCGCCACCGTCGGCTACACCGCGGCCGACGTGGAGTGCGGCAAGATGGACGCCGTCGTGGTCAAGCTCCCGCTGCGCGGCAACCCGCGGGCGAAGATGCAGGGCATCCGGGACGGCTTCGTGAAGCTGTTCTGCCGCCCGGGCACCGGCATCGTGGTCGGCGGCGTGGTCGTCGCCCCGCGGGCCAGCGAGCTGATCCACCCGATCTCGCTCGCGGTGGACGCCAATCTGACGGTCGAACAGGTGGCCAGCGCCTTCACCGTCTACCCGTCGGTCTCCGGCTCGACCGCCGAGGCCGCCCGGCAGCTGCACATCCGCAAGCGGGCCGACGGCGAATCCTGAGCCTCCGGCGCACAGTTGAGGGGCGGTCGCCGATCGGCGGCCGCCCCTCGCGCATGACGGTCCTTCACCCGTACGGCGGGCGCAGTCCCGGGCTATTGACGGCGCGTATTGTACGGTCACGCGCCGCTCGTGCGTGAGCAATTCTCGCTACCAGCTGCAAACGCCTGAAAGCAGACGGTCACGCAGGTTACCGTCGGTTCTGTGTTTGCAGCAGAACGTCGCCAGTTGATCCTCGAAATGGTGCGCGCCAACGGAGCTGTCTCGCTCCGGGAGTTGGCCCGCGTCGTCCAGACCTCCGAAGTGACCGTGCGTCGTGACGTGCGGGCGCTGGAGGCAGAAGGGCTCCTCGACCGCCGGCACGGCGGCGCGGTGCTCCCCGGCGGCTTCAGCCGCGAACCCGGTTACCCGCAGAAGACCCACCTGGCCGCGGCGGAGAAGAGCGCCATCGCGGACCTCGCCGCCGGCCTGGTGGAGGAGGGGGACGCGGTGGTGGTCGGTGCCGGCACCACCACCCAGGAGCTGGCCCGCCGGCTGGCCAGGGTGCCCGGGCTGACCGTCGTCACCAACTCACTGTTGGTCGCCCAGGCGCTGGCCCACGCCAACCGGGTCGAGGTGGTGATGACCGGTGGCACCCTGCGCGGCTCCAACTACGCGCTGGTGGGCAGTGGCGCCGAGCAGTCGCTGCAGGGGCTGCGGGTCGCCAAGGCCTTCGTCTCCGGCAGCGGGCTGAGCGCCGAACGCGGGCTCTCCACCGCCAACATGCTGTCCGCGAGCGTGGACCGGGCACTGGTGCAGTCGGCCGCCGAGGTCATCGTCCTCGCCGACCACACCAAGCTCGGCACGGACAGCATGTTCCCGACCGTCGCCACCGAGACCATCACCCGGCTGGTCACCGACGAGCACGCGACCGCGGACGACGCCACCGCCCGCGAGCTGGACGCGATCGCCGACTGCGGGGTGCAGATCGACCTGGCGCCGCTCGGCGCGGCACCCAGCAGCGACGCCCCGGTGCACGGCACCGGCAGCGGCCCGGTGCACCAGACCCAGCCCGGCCCGATGGCCCGCCGCACCGCCCCGCCCCCGGCGGCGCCCCGCTGCCCGGCCAGCGCCGCCCCGGCGCGCACGGCGGCCCGGGCGGGGCGGTCGGCCCCGGCGGGATGCCGGTCCGGCTGGCCGAGATGGGCCTGCCGCGCGGCCGCTGAGCCGATTCGCAGGCCCGTGGACCCGTAGAACGCGACCGGTCCGTACACCCCGAGGGGCGTACGGACCGGTCGGAGCTCCGAGGACGTCAGTCCTTGATCTCGCAGAGCGCGGCGCCGCTGCTGACGCTCCCGCCGACCTCGGCCTTGAGACCGGTGACGGTGCCCGCCTTGTGGGCGTTCAGCGGCTGCTCCATCTTCATCGCCTCCAGGACCACGATCAGCTCGCCCTCGGCGACGACCTGGCCCTCCTCCACGGCGACCTTGACGATGGTGCCCTGCATCGGCGAGGCCAGGGTGTCACCGCTGACGGCCGAACCGGCCTTCTTGGCGCCCACCCGGCGCTTGGCCTTGGCGGCGACCCCCGCACCGGCCGCCGGGGCCGCTCCGGCGCCCAGCGAGGACGGCAGCGAGACCTCGATCCGCTTGCCGCCGACCTCGACCACGACGGTCTCCCGGCCCTCGGCCTCCTCGCCGTCACCGGCCGCACCGGCGAACGGCGCGATGGTGTTGTCGAAGTCGGTCTCGATCCACCGGGTGTAGACCGTGAACGGCCCCTCGCTGCCGTGCACCTCGGGCGCGAACGCCGGGTCGGTGACGACCGCC
The genomic region above belongs to Streptomyces sp. 1331.2 and contains:
- a CDS encoding cache domain-containing protein, whose amino-acid sequence is MSTAPNPPRQHRYRRRADMPLLGGIRPPIALLVVLLLAVAAITALAVGGLRVDDTPQAVRESHQYAAEDTAASLRAGLHESATDLRRAAARYEGAPAEPAAVLTALGQAYHKWRGTVVVRPDTGRLLAARGETVPLAGLDLSKVTDTAPAPVLVPSTAGTRLLTFALVATKADGRALLVASDNLRLPGISTRKEQTIQVLDATGAVLDTTGAALTAEGDRRLVDTARERAARQHPAPGETASGSLAGSPDDKGVRRVAGWAAVAAPGGHDQAAPLGLTVVSTSTVDGRPGSLRHPMLGLAAAGALVVLALLLAWYLIRSLQRPLLGLFLESRRLTRGDRPEQPVRGPKRGEAGRIARALEELRQQLLDPARPPAPAPARGRRPGTALPLAICAVLVLGWSGPLLFLGGNDPTVRVPTQVVAGQRDRTDTAADRIRQALNEGYADLRSLAPSLAEASVGKADALLQATLAEHDRYRSLYVLGANGELLAHAGEAPHRTGPEALGASGVLLLNSSGKEPRIAARAALAAAPPDAETEDAPEPKGPVLVGEFKTGFLSGLLVRPGLGRVWLLDDRQRVLAANEGYSSFGELPDGRARKVLADAKKSAAADVLRDGDDPTLLAAAPLGGNGSVAKLGWSVVTAHPVAWLHLDQNRADRRAVLAGMLGLTAAALCLGWLFIVVGLPLRRLAASAEALAAGDRRTVLYPVHHDEVGAVARSLELIRQELVRAELAERAVRRTPATAR
- a CDS encoding gamma-glutamylcyclotransferase — encoded protein: MPLYAAYATNLDARQMTRRAPHSPLRGTGWLDGWRLTFGGEQLGWEGSLATVVEDGKDQVFVSLYDVSPMDEDGLDRWEGVQLGIYRKIKLRAQTLDGDIPVWTYVLNDYEGGLPAARYLGLIADAAESAGAPHDYVMDLRRRPC
- a CDS encoding NAD(P)H-quinone dehydrogenase; the encoded protein is MENVTRIVIIGGGPGGYEAALVAAQLGAEVTVVDRDGLGGSAVLTDCVPSKTLIATAEVMTTFDSSYEELGIIVADDTPPDEQAAKVVGVDLGKVNRRVKRLAIAQSHDITQSVTRAGVTVLRGRGRLGTGGQAVDGSREVLVDAPDGTVQSLRADAVLIATGAHPRELPDAQPDGERILTWTQVYDLEELPRELIVVGSGVTGAEFAGAYQALGSKVTLVSSRDRVLPGEDPDAAEVLEDVFRRRGMNVMGRSRAESVKRIGDRVEVTLADGKVIEGSHCLMAVGSIPNTSEMGLEEAGIKLNDWGQIQVDRVSRTTAPGVYAAGDCTGVFMLASVAAMQGRIAMYHALGDAVQPLNLKTVASNVFTDPEIATVGYTAADVECGKMDAVVVKLPLRGNPRAKMQGIRDGFVKLFCRPGTGIVVGGVVVAPRASELIHPISLAVDANLTVEQVASAFTVYPSVSGSTAEAARQLHIRKRADGES
- a CDS encoding DeoR/GlpR family DNA-binding transcription regulator — its product is MVRANGAVSLRELARVVQTSEVTVRRDVRALEAEGLLDRRHGGAVLPGGFSREPGYPQKTHLAAAEKSAIADLAAGLVEEGDAVVVGAGTTTQELARRLARVPGLTVVTNSLLVAQALAHANRVEVVMTGGTLRGSNYALVGSGAEQSLQGLRVAKAFVSGSGLSAERGLSTANMLSASVDRALVQSAAEVIVLADHTKLGTDSMFPTVATETITRLVTDEHATADDATARELDAIADCGVQIDLAPLGAAPSSDAPVHGTGSGPVHQTQPGPMARRTAPPPAAPRCPASAAPARTAARAGRSAPAGCRSGWPRWACRAAAEPIRRPVDP